One Grus americana isolate bGruAme1 chromosome Z, bGruAme1.mat, whole genome shotgun sequence DNA window includes the following coding sequences:
- the ATG12 gene encoding ubiquitin-like protein ATG12: MAEAEEQPSTSPQSEGRSERGEEAPEGGVAAGTADPAPPPVGSPGTEEPAGDTKKKIDILLKAVGDTPIMKTKKWAVERTRTIQGLVDFIKKFLKLMASEQLFIYVNQSFAPSPDQEVGTLYECFGSDGKLVLHYCKTQAWG, from the exons ATGGCggaagcagaggagcagccgTCTACTTCGCCTCAGAGCGAGGGCCGAAGCGAGCGTGGGGAGGAAGCCCCGGAAGGCGGAGTTGCAGCGGGGACAGCTGACCCGGCCCCCCCTCCGGTCGGCTCGCCGGGCACCGAGGAGCCCGCCGGcgacacaaaaaagaaaa TTGACATCCTGCTGAAGGCCGTGGGCGACACCCCCATCATGAAGACGAAGAAGTGGGCCGTGGAGCGGACCCGGACCATCCAAGGCCTCGTTGACTTCATCAAGAAGTTCCTCAAGCTGATGGCCTCCGAGCAGCTG ttCATATACGTGAACCAGTCTTTTGCTCCATCTCCAGACCAAGAAGTTGGGACCCTCTATGAG tgTTTTGGAAGTGATGGCAAGCTTGTACTGCATTATTGCAAAACTCAGGCATGGGGATGA
- the CDO1 gene encoding cysteine dioxygenase type 1 isoform X3, whose translation MEQPAMMEQPVQTETWKARSLEELIRILHRIFAEDKVSVEEVQALMESYESNPEEWLQYAKFDQYRYTRNLVDNGNGKFNLMILCWGEGHGSSIHDHTDSHCFMKILQGNLKETLFEWPEKKGNGEMTKKSERVLRENHCAYINDSIGLHRVENISHTESAVSLHLYSPPFDSCNTFDQRTGHKHKVKMTFYSQFGERTPCVTNDGDSCAAGEQLRSTSTRLHKTC comes from the exons ATGGAGCAACCGGCGATGATGGAACAGCCGGTGCAGACGGAGACGTGGAAGGCGCGGAGCCTGGAGGAGCTGATCCGCATCCTCCATCGGATATTCGCCGAGGACAAAGTCAGCGTGGAAGAAGTGCAGGCGCTGATGGAATCGTACGAGAGCAACCCCGAGGAGTGGCTGCAGTACGCCAAATTCGACCAGTACAG GTATACGAGAAATCTTGTGGACAATGGAAATGGAAAGTTCAACTTGATGATCTTGTGCTGGGGTGAAGGGCATGGCAG CAGCATCCATGATCACACTGACTCACACTGCTTTATGAAGATCCTCCAGGGAAATCTAAAGGAAACACTGTTTGAATGGCCTGAGAAAAAGGGGAATGGTGAAATGACTAAGAAATCTGAACGAGTTTTGAGGGAAAATCACTGTGCCTACATTAATG ACTCCATTGGCCTGCACCGTGTGGAGAACATAAGCCACACGGAGTCTGCTGTTAGCCTGCATTTGTACAGCCCACCCTTCGACAGCTGTAACACCTTTGATCAGAGGACTGGACACAAGCACAAAGTCAAGATGACCTTCTACAGCCAGTTTGGAGAAAGGACTCCCTGTGTAA CAAATGATG GGGACAGTTGTGCCGCAGGAGAACAACTGAGAAGCACCAGCACACGGCTGCATAAGACCTGCTGA
- the CDO1 gene encoding cysteine dioxygenase type 1 isoform X1, whose translation MEQPAMMEQPVQTETWKARSLEELIRILHRIFAEDKVSVEEVQALMESYESNPEEWLQYAKFDQYRYTRNLVDNGNGKFNLMILCWGEGHGSSIHDHTDSHCFMKILQGNLKETLFEWPEKKGNGEMTKKSERVLRENHCAYINDSIGLHRVENISHTESAVSLHLYSPPFDSCNTFDQRTGHKHKVKMTFYSQFGERTPCGTVVPQENN comes from the exons ATGGAGCAACCGGCGATGATGGAACAGCCGGTGCAGACGGAGACGTGGAAGGCGCGGAGCCTGGAGGAGCTGATCCGCATCCTCCATCGGATATTCGCCGAGGACAAAGTCAGCGTGGAAGAAGTGCAGGCGCTGATGGAATCGTACGAGAGCAACCCCGAGGAGTGGCTGCAGTACGCCAAATTCGACCAGTACAG GTATACGAGAAATCTTGTGGACAATGGAAATGGAAAGTTCAACTTGATGATCTTGTGCTGGGGTGAAGGGCATGGCAG CAGCATCCATGATCACACTGACTCACACTGCTTTATGAAGATCCTCCAGGGAAATCTAAAGGAAACACTGTTTGAATGGCCTGAGAAAAAGGGGAATGGTGAAATGACTAAGAAATCTGAACGAGTTTTGAGGGAAAATCACTGTGCCTACATTAATG ACTCCATTGGCCTGCACCGTGTGGAGAACATAAGCCACACGGAGTCTGCTGTTAGCCTGCATTTGTACAGCCCACCCTTCGACAGCTGTAACACCTTTGATCAGAGGACTGGACACAAGCACAAAGTCAAGATGACCTTCTACAGCCAGTTTGGAGAAAGGACTCCCTGT GGGACAGTTGTGCCGCAGGAGAACAACTGA
- the CDO1 gene encoding cysteine dioxygenase type 1 isoform X2 translates to MILCWGEGHGSSIHDHTDSHCFMKILQGNLKETLFEWPEKKGNGEMTKKSERVLRENHCAYINDSIGLHRVENISHTESAVSLHLYSPPFDSCNTFDQRTGHKHKVKMTFYSQFGERTPCGTVVPQENN, encoded by the exons ATGATCTTGTGCTGGGGTGAAGGGCATGGCAG CAGCATCCATGATCACACTGACTCACACTGCTTTATGAAGATCCTCCAGGGAAATCTAAAGGAAACACTGTTTGAATGGCCTGAGAAAAAGGGGAATGGTGAAATGACTAAGAAATCTGAACGAGTTTTGAGGGAAAATCACTGTGCCTACATTAATG ACTCCATTGGCCTGCACCGTGTGGAGAACATAAGCCACACGGAGTCTGCTGTTAGCCTGCATTTGTACAGCCCACCCTTCGACAGCTGTAACACCTTTGATCAGAGGACTGGACACAAGCACAAAGTCAAGATGACCTTCTACAGCCAGTTTGGAGAAAGGACTCCCTGT GGGACAGTTGTGCCGCAGGAGAACAACTGA